In the Puntigrus tetrazona isolate hp1 chromosome 9, ASM1883169v1, whole genome shotgun sequence genome, one interval contains:
- the LOC122352070 gene encoding transcription factor 21, translated as MEDIFFDFDAQDAATDFAFWGQMDPNFQFQSQLDTLLLDCGAMTGQLSPWSSFGCQSVFPEAQLTFTDLDSQSPQLEVGAEVDSSLADEPHEIGERRQQQQRRLTAHHPYKVQRHAANIRERKRMLSINSAFEELRCHVPTFPYEKRLSKIDTLRLAIAYIALLREILMSGCDPKSYVDECMKNGYKNQTNAIWNTSDLTARLSWIKWD; from the exons ATGGAAGACATATTTTTTGATTTCGACGCTCAAGACGCCGCCACGGACTTTGCCTTCTGGGGCCAAATGGACCCCAACTTCCAGTTCCAGTCTCAACTGGACACGCTGCTGCTCGACTGCGGCGCAATGACGGGTCAGCTGTCGCCCTGGTCCTCTTTCGGGTGTCAGTCCGTGTTCCCCGAGGCTCAGCTGACCTTCACGGACTTAGACTCGCAGTCCCCGCAGCTGGAGGTCGGTGCTGAAGTGGACAGCTCCTTGGCGGACGAGCCCCATGAGATCGGCGAGCgcagacagcagcagcagcggcgcTTGACGGCCCATCACCCGTACAAGGTGCAGCGCCACGCCGCCAACATCcgggagaggaagaggatgcTCAGCATCAACTCCGCGTTCGAGGAGCTGCGCTGCCACGTGCCCACCTTCCCCTACGAGAAGAGACTCTCCAAAATAGACACCTTGAGACTGGCCATCGCTTACATCGCCCTGCTTAGGGAAATCCTCATGTCAGGCTGTGACCCCAAGTCGTACGTCGACGAATGCATGAAGAACGGCTATAAGAATCAGACCAATGCCATCTGGAACACAAGCG ATCTGACAGCTCGCCTCTCTTGGATAAAGTGGGATTAA